The Equus quagga isolate Etosha38 chromosome 2, UCLA_HA_Equagga_1.0, whole genome shotgun sequence genome has a window encoding:
- the LOC124235611 gene encoding LOW QUALITY PROTEIN: intraflagellar transport protein 74 homolog (The sequence of the model RefSeq protein was modified relative to this genomic sequence to represent the inferred CDS: substituted 2 bases at 2 genomic stop codons), producing MASNHKPSAARPVSRGGIGLTGRPPSGVRPPSGNIRVATGMPPGTARPGSRSGPIGTGGVLSSQIKVADRPVTQQGLSGMKTGMKGPQRQILDKSYYLGLLXSKISELTTEINKLQKXIEMYNQENSVYLSYEKRTETLAVEIKEFQGQLADYNMLVDKLNTNTEMEEVMNDYNMLKAQNDRETQSMDIIFTERQAKEKQIRSVEEEIEQEKQAADGIIKNMSPEKQVKYMEMKTTNEKLLQELDTLQQQLDSLNMKKESLEAEIAHSQVKQEAVLLHEKLYELESHRDQMIAEDKSMGSPMEERERLLKQVKEDNQEIASMERQLTDIREKVNQFNEEIRQLDMDLEEHQGEMNQKYKELKKREESMDTFTETFEETKNQELARKAQLEVHIVALLEHCSRHINRMKQISSITNQELKMMQDDLNFKSTEMQKSQSTARNLTSDSQRLQLDLQKMELLESKMTEGQHSLESKIKQMTTDLETYNDLPALKSSGEEKKKKLHQERTVLLTRRNAFKKLMEKLNVEYEALKTQLQENETHSQLTNLERKWQYHEQNNFVMKEFIATKSQESDYRPIMKNVTKQIAEYNKTIVEALRSMSRT from the coding sequence ATGGCCAGTAATCACAAACCTTCAGCAGCTCGCCCTGTGTCACGAGGTGGAATTGGGTTGACAGGAAGGCCTCCTTCTGGAGTACGACCCCCATCAGGAAATATTCGAGTGGCAACTGGAATGCCACCTGGAACAGCAAGACCAGGTTCTCGTAGTGGTCCCATAGGAACAGGAGGAGTTCTGTCTTCTCAAATCAAAGTTGCTGATCGTCCTGTAACACAGCAAGGTTTGAGTGGAATGAAAACTGGGATGAAAGGTCCCCAGAGGCAAATATTAGACAAATCTTACTATCTTGGGCTTCTTTGAAGTAAAATAAGTGAACTtacaacagaaattaataaacttcagaaataaatagaaatgtacAATCAAGAGAATTCAGTATATTTGTCATATGAAAAGAGAACTGAGACTTTAGCTGTTGAAATCAAAGAGTTCCAAGGACAACTAGCAGACTACAACATGTTGGTAGATAAACTTAATACCAATACTGAAATGGAAGAAGTAATGAATGATTACAACATGCTTAAAGCTCAAAATGATCGAGAAACACAAAGTATGGATATCATATTTACTGAAAGACAAGcgaaggaaaaacaaattagaagtgtagaagaagaaattgaacaGGAAAAACAAGCAGCAGATGGCATTATCAAAAATATGTCTCCTGAAAAGCAAGTCAAAtacatggaaatgaaaacaacaaatgaaaaattgTTGCAGGAACTAGATACACTTCAGCAACAACTAGATTCACTGAACATGAAGAAAGAGAGTCTGGAAGCTGAAATAGCACACTCCCAGGTAAAACAGGAGGCTGTATTGCTGCATGAAAAGCTTTATGAGTTGGAGTCCCATCGAGATCAAATGATTGCGGAAGACAAAAGCATGGGATCTCcgatggaagagagagagagattacttAAGCAGGTTAAAGAAGATAATCAGGAAATAGCCAGCATGGAGCGACAGTTAACAGAtataagagaaaaagtaaatcaatttaatgaagaaattagaCAACTTGACATGGATTTAGAAGAACACCAAGGTGAAATGAATCAGAAGTACAAAGAGCtcaaaaaaagggaggaaagtaTGGACACTTTTACTGAGACTTTTGAGGAAACTAAGAATCAGGAGCTGGCACGGAAGGCACAGTTAGAAGTCCACATTGTCGCCCTTCTGGAGCACTGTAGTCGACATATAAATCGTATGAAACAGATATCCTCTATCACCAATCAAGAGCTGAAGATGATGCAGGATGATCTCAATTTTAAATCTACTGAAATGCAGAAATCACAAAGTACAGCTAGGAATTTGACTTCAGATAGTCAGCGTCTACAGTTGGATCTACAGAAAATGGAACTTCTGGAAAGTAAGATGACTGAGGGACAACATTCTCTGGAAAGCAAAATTAAGCAAATGACAACTGATCTGGAGACATATAATGATTTGCCAGCTTTAAAATCATCAGgcgaagaaaagaaaaagaaattacatcaGGAGAGAACAGTATTATTGACCCGCAGAAATGCCTTTAAGAAATTAATGGAGAAGCTAAACGTAGAATATGAGGCACTAAAAACACAATTGCAAGAAAATGAGACGCATTCTCAGCTTACAAATTTGGAGAGGAAGTGGCAATACCATGAGCAAAATAATTTTGTGATGAAAGAATTCATAGCAACCAAGAGTCAAGAGAGTGATTACCGGCCAATTATGAAGAATGTGACCAAGCAGATTGCAGAGTACAATAAAACCATTGTGGAAGCTCTGCGTAGCATGAGCAGAACCTGA